The following are from one region of the Actinomycetota bacterium genome:
- the mdh gene encoding malate dehydrogenase, whose amino-acid sequence MPLPKVTVVGAGQVGATLAFMLLGRELADVVLIDVAEGLPQGKALDMMHARSIDRFAPSVLGTNDYADTAGSEIVVITAGLPRKPGMTRDDLLAANTSIVRSVVEQALQASPEALFLIVTNPLDVMTYLAWKVSGLPHDRVFGMGGVLDSARFSHAIAEHMGVSPASIEAVVCGAHGDAMVPLPSQSLVAGTPVSELLPPEDIAKVVNRTVYGGAEVVGLLKSGSAFYAPAASVAHTLAAILGGKRVQLPSCVYLTGQYGINDVYMSVPAVIGRGGVEEISEMELSSEELAMLQASAESIAESLRALGL is encoded by the coding sequence ATGCCCTTACCAAAAGTGACTGTGGTCGGAGCCGGCCAGGTCGGAGCCACTCTGGCTTTCATGCTTCTCGGAAGAGAGCTAGCGGATGTTGTGCTCATTGATGTCGCCGAAGGCCTGCCCCAAGGCAAGGCCCTTGATATGATGCACGCTCGTTCGATCGACAGGTTCGCGCCTTCAGTACTCGGGACGAACGACTACGCTGATACAGCAGGTTCCGAGATCGTCGTGATCACCGCAGGACTACCTCGCAAGCCTGGCATGACGCGCGATGACCTGTTGGCGGCGAACACCTCGATAGTGCGCTCAGTGGTCGAACAGGCCCTACAGGCATCACCCGAGGCGCTCTTCCTGATTGTCACCAACCCGCTCGATGTGATGACGTATCTTGCCTGGAAGGTCTCGGGATTACCTCATGATCGCGTTTTCGGCATGGGAGGCGTTCTCGACTCCGCGCGCTTTTCGCACGCGATCGCGGAGCACATGGGTGTGTCTCCCGCAAGCATCGAGGCGGTCGTGTGCGGCGCGCATGGAGACGCGATGGTACCGCTACCATCGCAATCGCTCGTCGCTGGAACACCGGTCAGCGAACTCTTGCCGCCAGAAGATATCGCAAAGGTCGTAAATCGCACTGTGTACGGCGGAGCCGAGGTAGTCGGCTTGCTCAAGTCCGGGAGCGCGTTTTACGCTCCTGCCGCCAGTGTGGCCCACACTTTGGCCGCTATTTTGGGCGGGAAGCGCGTTCAGCTGCCGAGCTGCGTATACCTGACCGGTCAATACGGTATCAACGACGTTTACATGTCGGTTCCCGCCGTCATTGGTCGAGGCGGGGTGGAGGAGATTTCCGAGATGGAGCTGAGCTCTGAAGAGCTGGCGATGCTTCAGGCCTCGGCGGAGAGCATAGCGGAGTCGCTCAGGGCGCTGGGACTTTAG